In Cycloclasticus sp., a single genomic region encodes these proteins:
- a CDS encoding VWA domain-containing protein, with product MFIGFFLDLRKAGLPVSITELLSLLSALEKRLASFDIQSFYYLSRTALVKDERYYDRFDQVFAETFNGLENNHQLEDVFSEIPEEWLRKQAEKLLSEEEKQKIQSLGGWEKLMETLKKRLEEQKEEHHGGNKWIGTGGTSPFGAYGYNPEGIRIGQHESRHRRATKVWDKREFKNLDDSVELNTRNIKVALRKLRKFARQGSEEELDLDDTIRSTASNAGYLDIKMVPERHNSIKVLLLLDIGGSMDDHIRICEELFSASKTEFKHLEYYYFHNFTYEYLWKDNKRRFDEATPTMDIINRYPSDYKLIFVGDASMSPYEITYPGGSVEHWNEETGAVWMQRLLTAFPSSVWLNPDHQRNWDRKPSNKITRQLINERMFSLTISGLESAIQSLLRKPSVLVN from the coding sequence ATGTTCATTGGTTTCTTTTTAGACCTGCGAAAAGCAGGCCTACCCGTCTCCATTACTGAGCTACTTTCTTTATTAAGCGCGCTTGAAAAAAGATTAGCCAGTTTTGATATTCAATCGTTTTATTACTTGTCTCGTACCGCGTTAGTTAAAGACGAACGGTACTACGACCGTTTCGACCAAGTATTTGCCGAAACATTTAATGGGCTTGAAAATAACCATCAGCTAGAAGACGTTTTTAGTGAGATTCCCGAAGAATGGTTACGCAAACAAGCGGAAAAACTACTCAGCGAGGAAGAGAAACAAAAAATCCAATCACTCGGTGGTTGGGAAAAGTTGATGGAAACGCTCAAAAAACGTTTAGAAGAGCAAAAAGAAGAACATCACGGTGGCAACAAATGGATCGGCACTGGCGGCACCTCGCCCTTCGGTGCCTACGGCTACAACCCTGAAGGCATTAGAATCGGTCAACATGAATCACGCCATAGACGAGCCACTAAAGTATGGGATAAACGAGAATTTAAAAACCTAGACGATAGTGTTGAACTCAATACGCGTAATATAAAAGTCGCGCTACGTAAATTACGAAAATTTGCCCGACAGGGTTCGGAAGAAGAATTAGACCTAGACGATACCATCCGTTCAACGGCATCAAATGCTGGCTACCTAGACATTAAAATGGTCCCAGAACGGCATAATTCAATTAAGGTGTTGTTGCTATTGGATATTGGTGGCTCTATGGATGACCATATTCGTATTTGTGAGGAGCTGTTCTCCGCATCCAAAACAGAATTTAAACACTTGGAGTATTACTACTTCCACAATTTTACCTACGAATACCTTTGGAAAGACAATAAGCGCCGCTTCGATGAAGCAACGCCCACTATGGACATCATTAATCGATACCCCAGTGACTATAAGTTGATTTTTGTCGGCGATGCTAGCATGAGCCCATACGAAATAACCTACCCCGGCGGTAGCGTAGAACACTGGAACGAAGAAACGGGGGCGGTCTGGATGCAGCGATTATTAACCGCCTTTCCTAGTAGTGTATGGTTAAACCCTGACCACCAACGTAACTGGGACCGTAAGCCATCAAACAAAATCACTCGCCAATTAATCAATGAACGCATGTTTTCATTGACCATCAGTGGGCTTGAGTCGGCCATCCAATCTTTATTACGCAAACCCAGCGTATTGGTTAATTGA
- a CDS encoding glucose 1-dehydrogenase translates to MSKFNNKTVIITGGARGIGLAAGTLFSQQGANVLLVDLQESELEKAVKSIDAGSKVSYYVADVTQPDQVQAYVNTAIERYGSIDFFINNAGVEGIVSPIIDSPVEAFDQVIAVNVKGVWLGLKYVIPAMLQNGGGNIVITSSLAGVKGTANISPYVTSKHAVVGMMRSVSQEYAAQGIRINTVNPAPIETRMMRSLETGFAPGHEAEAKEQLNKMMPMQRYGEPEEVASLMAFLCSDEASYCTGGVYSVDGGASAL, encoded by the coding sequence TTGAGCAAATTTAACAATAAAACAGTCATTATTACTGGTGGTGCTAGAGGGATTGGTCTTGCGGCCGGGACTTTGTTTTCACAACAAGGCGCTAACGTGCTGCTCGTTGATTTACAAGAAAGTGAGTTAGAGAAAGCCGTGAAAAGCATTGATGCTGGTTCAAAGGTTTCTTATTACGTCGCTGATGTTACTCAGCCTGATCAGGTTCAAGCTTACGTTAATACAGCTATTGAACGTTATGGTTCAATAGATTTTTTTATAAACAATGCGGGCGTCGAAGGCATCGTTTCCCCCATTATAGATTCCCCCGTTGAAGCCTTCGACCAAGTTATTGCCGTTAATGTTAAAGGTGTTTGGTTGGGGCTAAAGTACGTCATTCCAGCGATGCTTCAAAACGGTGGCGGTAATATTGTTATTACATCTTCATTAGCCGGGGTTAAGGGTACTGCCAATATTTCTCCCTACGTAACCAGCAAACACGCCGTGGTGGGTATGATGCGTAGTGTCTCGCAAGAATATGCTGCTCAAGGCATCCGTATAAATACCGTTAACCCGGCACCTATTGAAACCAGAATGATGCGATCTCTTGAAACTGGATTTGCACCGGGACATGAGGCTGAAGCCAAAGAACAACTTAATAAAATGATGCCGATGCAGCGCTATGGAGAACCAGAAGAAGTGGCCTCATTAATGGCATTTCTATGCAGTGATGAGGCCTCTTATTGTACCGGCGGGGTTTACTCTGTTGATGGTGGCGCGTCGGCTCTTTAA